In one Moritella sp. 5 genomic region, the following are encoded:
- the waaA gene encoding lipid IV(A) 3-deoxy-D-manno-octulosonic acid transferase gives MLSRTLYTTLLYATSPLIFSLLLKTKKGKPPIGDRWKEFVGITPELTLSQQPIWIHAVSVGEVIAATPIIKALQQHYPEQPLLITTTTSTGAERVEALTGHIEHRYFPADYPCAVKQFISRMKPALCLIMETELWPNMLTICNDENIPTIVVNARLSEKSQQKYQRFQSLFSAPLQKLTHVLCQDENDLRRFTTLGLIQTQLSVTGTVKFDIQFSDTIINHGLSLREQFGKQRPVVIASSTHKGEDEIVLAAFEKVKQQHNDALLILVPRHPERFDDVATRCLDKFPHTQRRSQTQATENLSNIDVYLGDSMGEMPLLLAASDICFMGGSLIGDKVGGHNLLEPAALSKACITGPSYYNFADVTAQLLACDGVAVVNNELELANKINELMSQPEIAVTMGQQAKSVVEKNKGALTKIMQKLTFYIDQTLKQANTK, from the coding sequence ATGCTAAGCCGAACGCTCTATACCACGTTACTTTATGCAACTTCACCGTTGATATTTTCTTTACTGTTAAAGACAAAAAAAGGAAAGCCTCCTATTGGCGACCGTTGGAAAGAGTTTGTAGGTATAACCCCTGAATTAACGCTATCACAGCAACCGATCTGGATCCATGCAGTTTCAGTGGGGGAAGTGATTGCTGCAACACCAATTATCAAGGCATTACAACAGCACTACCCTGAGCAACCACTACTCATTACGACAACAACAAGTACGGGTGCAGAACGTGTAGAGGCTTTAACTGGTCACATTGAACACAGGTACTTTCCTGCAGATTACCCTTGTGCGGTAAAACAGTTTATTAGCCGTATGAAACCAGCACTCTGTTTAATAATGGAAACCGAGTTATGGCCTAATATGCTAACTATTTGTAACGATGAAAATATTCCCACGATAGTAGTTAATGCTCGACTGTCTGAGAAGTCGCAACAAAAGTACCAACGATTTCAATCATTATTCTCAGCACCATTACAAAAGTTGACCCATGTTTTATGTCAGGATGAAAACGATCTACGTCGCTTTACAACGTTAGGGTTAATCCAAACCCAACTTTCTGTCACAGGTACAGTGAAATTTGATATTCAATTTTCAGATACCATCATCAATCATGGTTTATCACTGCGCGAACAGTTTGGCAAACAACGTCCTGTCGTCATCGCCTCAAGTACACATAAAGGTGAAGATGAAATCGTGCTTGCCGCATTTGAAAAAGTAAAACAACAACATAATGATGCGTTATTAATATTGGTACCACGCCATCCAGAACGCTTCGATGATGTAGCTACACGCTGCTTAGATAAATTTCCTCACACACAACGACGCAGCCAAACTCAAGCGACAGAAAACCTAAGTAACATTGATGTTTATTTAGGAGATAGTATGGGAGAGATGCCACTGCTACTTGCTGCCAGTGATATTTGCTTTATGGGCGGAAGTTTAATTGGAGATAAAGTCGGTGGGCATAATTTATTAGAACCAGCCGCATTATCAAAAGCGTGTATCACAGGTCCAAGTTACTATAATTTTGCGGACGTAACAGCCCAATTACTTGCATGTGATGGGGTTGCTGTCGTCAATAATGAGCTTGAGTTAGCTAATAAGATAAATGAATTAATGTCACAGCCAGAGATTGCAGTAACTATGGGTCAACAAGCAAAGAGTGTAGTGGAAAAGAACAAAGGCGCATTAACCAAAATCATGCAAAAACTAACCTTTTACATCGACCAAACGCTCAAGCAAGCCAATACAAAATAG
- the glpE gene encoding thiosulfate sulfurtransferase GlpE yields the protein MDSFKHISINEVQQLVSDSTGVKIVDIRDPQSFTDAHIEDSLHLTDSVLGNFMQQTNFDVPVVVVCYHGRSSQGAAQYLVEQGFENVYSMDGGFEAWRRECAFVTK from the coding sequence ATGGATAGTTTCAAACATATTTCAATTAATGAAGTTCAGCAATTAGTCAGTGATAGTACAGGCGTTAAAATTGTCGATATTCGTGACCCTCAATCATTTACAGATGCACATATTGAAGATTCATTGCATCTCACTGACTCAGTGTTAGGTAACTTCATGCAGCAAACGAACTTTGATGTGCCTGTGGTGGTGGTTTGTTATCATGGGCGTAGTAGTCAAGGCGCGGCGCAATATTTAGTGGAACAAGGCTTTGAAAACGTGTACAGCATGGACGGTGGGTTTGAAGCTTGGCGTCGAGAATGTGCGTTTGTGACAAAATAG
- a CDS encoding TetR/AcrR family transcriptional regulator, producing MKTRDKIIYTALELFNECGERNVTTNHIAAHLGISPGNLYYHFRNKEDIIDSIFDQYVNYLAEHFQPHREGDVTLEVMMSYLDSMFETMWRFRFLYYSLPTLLSRDPNLHKKYLKFQEVSAQREVDLLFSLQKNKVVNIPMEDLDELANSIKVVLVSWVSYRTTISKDAKVYKTDIYRGILKSIFMMKPYFTEKALVDYQHMREYYLRLATAETVIPEINS from the coding sequence ATGAAAACCAGAGATAAGATCATTTATACTGCACTTGAGCTGTTTAATGAATGTGGTGAGCGTAACGTGACCACCAATCATATTGCCGCACATTTAGGTATTAGTCCTGGCAATCTTTATTATCACTTTCGTAATAAAGAAGACATTATTGACTCTATTTTTGATCAATATGTTAATTATTTAGCGGAGCATTTTCAACCTCACCGTGAAGGTGACGTGACATTAGAAGTGATGATGAGTTATTTAGATTCGATGTTTGAAACGATGTGGCGTTTTAGATTTTTGTATTACAGTTTACCGACCCTGTTATCTCGAGACCCAAACTTACATAAAAAATATTTAAAATTCCAAGAAGTGTCAGCGCAGCGTGAAGTGGATTTGTTATTCTCTTTACAGAAAAATAAAGTGGTGAATATTCCGATGGAAGATCTGGACGAATTAGCCAACTCGATTAAGGTTGTGCTTGTGTCTTGGGTAAGTTATCGCACCACAATCAGTAAAGATGCAAAAGTATATAAAACGGATATTTATCGTGGCATTCTGAAATCTATCTTCATGATGAAGCCTTATTTCACTGAAAAAGCCCTTGTCGATTATCAGCATATGCGTGAATATTACTTACGTTTAGCGACGGCTGAAACGGTTATTCCTGAGATAAACAGCTAG
- the hldE gene encoding bifunctional D-glycero-beta-D-manno-heptose-7-phosphate kinase/D-glycero-beta-D-manno-heptose 1-phosphate adenylyltransferase HldE translates to MEIILPDFNNSKILVVGDVMLDRYWTGDSSRISPEAPVPIVKVNNVEDRPGGAANVALNLAALGASTKLLGLTGNDEAAQALCGKMNAVDVICDFLQLDDYPTITKLRVLSRGQQVIRLDFEESVAAVDTQPLVAKTIDNFSDYSVMIVSDYNKGALVEVQQMIQAAKQQGVKVFVDPKGCDFEKYRGATLLTPNLSEFEAVVGYCKNEQDLVEKGRKLITEYDLEALLVTRSEKGMTLIRAEQDEFHLPALAQEVYDVTGAGDTVISVLAAAVSAGSSLEEACALANAGASVVVAKIGTSTVSPIELANSVYGSHESGFGVLSEEQLKIAVKSAKLRGEEIVMTNGCFDILHAGHVSYLNSARKLGQRLILAVNSDASVRGLKGSGRPINTCDRRMTVLAALGAVDWVVEFVEETPERLISELLPDVLVKGGDYKVEEIAGHKQVLANGGKVNILQFEDGCSTTAIINAIKR, encoded by the coding sequence ATGGAAATCATTTTACCTGACTTTAACAATTCAAAAATATTAGTCGTTGGCGATGTAATGTTAGATCGTTATTGGACGGGCGATTCGAGTCGTATTTCTCCCGAGGCGCCAGTTCCAATTGTTAAAGTGAATAATGTTGAAGATCGCCCTGGTGGTGCCGCTAACGTTGCGCTTAACCTTGCGGCTTTAGGTGCTAGTACAAAACTTTTAGGCTTAACGGGTAATGACGAAGCTGCACAAGCGCTATGCGGGAAAATGAATGCTGTCGATGTTATTTGTGATTTTTTGCAATTAGATGATTACCCAACTATCACTAAATTACGTGTATTAAGCCGTGGTCAGCAAGTGATTAGATTAGATTTTGAAGAATCTGTTGCGGCAGTCGATACCCAACCTTTAGTCGCCAAAACGATTGATAATTTTTCGGATTATTCAGTAATGATCGTATCGGACTATAACAAAGGCGCCTTGGTTGAGGTACAACAAATGATCCAAGCAGCAAAGCAACAAGGCGTTAAAGTTTTTGTTGATCCAAAAGGCTGTGATTTTGAAAAATACCGTGGTGCGACCTTGTTAACGCCAAATTTATCGGAGTTTGAAGCGGTTGTTGGATATTGTAAGAATGAACAAGACCTTGTTGAGAAAGGTCGAAAATTAATTACTGAATATGATCTCGAAGCATTATTAGTTACGCGTAGTGAAAAAGGCATGACCTTAATTCGAGCTGAGCAAGATGAGTTTCACCTTCCTGCATTAGCACAAGAAGTGTATGACGTGACAGGCGCGGGTGATACGGTTATCTCAGTATTAGCAGCAGCTGTATCAGCGGGTTCATCACTCGAAGAAGCTTGTGCATTGGCTAACGCGGGAGCAAGTGTTGTGGTTGCTAAAATTGGTACGTCGACGGTAAGCCCGATTGAATTAGCGAACTCTGTTTATGGATCTCATGAAAGTGGGTTTGGTGTATTAAGCGAAGAGCAGTTAAAAATTGCAGTTAAATCAGCTAAGTTACGTGGCGAAGAGATTGTCATGACTAATGGTTGTTTTGATATTCTGCATGCGGGTCATGTGTCTTATTTAAATTCGGCACGTAAACTGGGGCAACGTTTAATTTTGGCGGTTAATTCTGATGCTTCTGTACGTGGGTTGAAAGGATCTGGTCGTCCGATTAATACTTGTGATCGCCGTATGACAGTACTTGCTGCTTTAGGTGCCGTTGATTGGGTTGTGGAGTTTGTTGAAGAAACACCAGAGCGTTTAATCTCTGAATTACTACCTGATGTATTAGTTAAAGGTGGTGATTACAAAGTAGAAGAGATCGCTGGGCATAAACAAGTTCTGGCGAATGGTGGCAAGGTTAATATCTTACAATTTGAAGATGGTTGCTCCACGACTGCGATCATTAATGCGATTAAACGTTAA
- a CDS encoding chorismate lyase codes for MPDFVVEKVIYNMSDNINNTRTSEQALPCYPIGCDSKWLWPTILEEKLSANLYDWLVDTGSLTARLKQHCQTFTVEILAEGHYQLSDDEKIKLNLTDNLGFVREVLLKLDGIPWVFARSVMPLNTLTAPGGELEKLGTRSLGSVLFNAPDMQRSEIEIAEFHSHSKVYSLSHLFSSAPKASLFGRRSCFLLGGQSLLVSEVFLPDALAYK; via the coding sequence ATGCCTGATTTCGTTGTTGAAAAAGTAATTTATAATATGTCAGATAATATAAATAATACGCGTACTAGTGAGCAGGCATTACCATGCTACCCCATCGGCTGTGATTCGAAGTGGTTATGGCCAACTATATTAGAAGAAAAATTATCTGCGAATCTTTATGATTGGCTCGTTGATACGGGGTCATTAACTGCTAGATTGAAGCAGCATTGTCAGACATTTACGGTTGAAATATTAGCGGAAGGTCATTATCAACTATCCGACGATGAAAAGATAAAATTAAATCTAACGGATAATTTAGGTTTTGTTCGTGAGGTTCTATTAAAACTTGATGGGATACCTTGGGTTTTTGCGCGTAGCGTTATGCCATTAAATACGCTAACTGCACCGGGCGGTGAATTGGAAAAACTGGGGACCCGTTCATTAGGTAGCGTATTGTTTAACGCGCCTGATATGCAGCGTAGTGAAATTGAAATAGCTGAATTTCATTCACACAGTAAAGTATATTCATTGTCTCATCTGTTTTCATCAGCTCCTAAAGCATCGTTATTCGGGCGTCGTTCGTGTTTTCTATTAGGTGGGCAGTCATTACTTGTTTCTGAAGTGTTTTTACCTGATGCCTTAGCGTATAAATAA
- a CDS encoding glycosyltransferase family 9 protein: MTPPQSICILRFSAIGDVCHAVSVVQAIQRQYPNAKITWVIGKIEAMLVGDINNVEFIIFDKKAGLKGYSDLRKKLNNRQFDVLLHMQVALRASIASLCIKAKQRWGFDKTRAKEGQWLFTNHKIKPQSQPHVLDGFMAFAEAIGVPVAPPQWDIPLSTQDNLWAHSQLSHEKKNFIICPSASKAERNWSTESYAEIANYMHEQDYQVSICGGPTESEKQLAKDIMQLTTTPINNLVGETSLKQLLAILKHADLVLAPDTGPAHMSTTVGTPVVGLYAHSNPGRTGPYNNLNDVAEVYHQHLPNSEWGQRAKGPDLMNNISITTVKNKLARFIQ, translated from the coding sequence ATGACCCCTCCACAGAGTATCTGTATATTACGTTTTTCCGCAATTGGTGATGTTTGCCATGCTGTTTCTGTTGTACAAGCAATTCAGCGACAATACCCAAATGCAAAGATCACTTGGGTGATCGGAAAAATAGAAGCCATGTTAGTTGGGGACATCAACAATGTTGAATTTATTATTTTTGATAAAAAAGCCGGATTAAAAGGCTATTCAGACCTACGGAAAAAATTAAATAACCGTCAGTTTGATGTATTACTGCATATGCAAGTTGCACTCCGAGCGAGCATCGCGAGTTTATGTATTAAAGCCAAACAGCGCTGGGGATTTGATAAAACAAGAGCCAAAGAAGGCCAGTGGTTGTTCACTAATCATAAAATTAAGCCGCAATCACAACCCCATGTACTCGATGGTTTTATGGCGTTTGCCGAAGCGATTGGCGTACCCGTCGCACCTCCGCAATGGGATATCCCACTTTCAACCCAAGATAACTTATGGGCGCATTCACAATTAAGCCACGAAAAGAAAAATTTTATTATTTGCCCATCAGCAAGTAAAGCAGAACGTAATTGGTCAACAGAAAGTTATGCCGAAATAGCCAATTATATGCATGAGCAAGACTATCAAGTATCAATATGTGGAGGCCCGACAGAAAGCGAAAAGCAACTCGCTAAAGATATAATGCAGCTAACCACAACACCAATTAATAACCTTGTTGGTGAAACATCCTTGAAGCAATTGCTCGCTATTTTAAAACATGCTGATCTTGTGTTAGCACCCGATACTGGTCCTGCGCATATGAGTACCACTGTAGGAACTCCCGTTGTTGGTTTATACGCGCACAGTAATCCGGGACGTACAGGGCCTTATAATAATCTTAACGATGTCGCTGAAGTTTACCATCAACATTTACCAAACAGTGAATGGGGACAACGGGCGAAAGGGCCTGACTTAATGAATAACATAAGCATCACAACCGTTAAAAATAAATTAGCACGTTTTATACAATAA
- a CDS encoding glycosyltransferase family 25 protein, translated as MNNEIFVINLDKSTSRLETSTQQLKAAGLSFTRIPAVYGADLSKTEKNTHYSSDLNHKLFYRKLNDGEIGAYLSHRKAWQAIVDKELDYGIVFEDDFILRDDLNKAIENINAIPFEWDYIKLASYNSKEIKQKVIYQKRLIDMDLVAYTKVVTGASATVISYKAAKELLVKTERFGRPFDTDLQYWWEKNIHIFCLLPFVSAQDENMLSDIDSTGGKRNKSNNRFFQRQFIQIKKFFLNRHHNAAFLAKYNNLDL; from the coding sequence ATGAATAATGAAATATTTGTTATCAACCTGGATAAATCAACCTCACGTTTAGAAACCTCAACTCAACAGTTAAAAGCTGCTGGTTTATCTTTCACAAGGATACCAGCCGTCTACGGTGCTGACTTATCTAAAACGGAAAAAAACACACACTATAGTAGCGATTTAAATCATAAATTATTCTATCGAAAATTAAATGATGGTGAAATTGGTGCATACCTCAGTCATCGAAAAGCTTGGCAAGCAATTGTAGATAAAGAGCTTGATTATGGCATTGTGTTTGAAGATGACTTTATCTTGCGAGATGATCTAAATAAAGCAATAGAAAATATAAATGCTATCCCATTTGAATGGGATTATATTAAGTTGGCCAGCTATAACAGTAAAGAAATAAAACAAAAAGTAATATACCAAAAACGACTTATAGATATGGATTTAGTCGCCTATACGAAGGTCGTTACAGGGGCTTCTGCTACCGTGATTAGCTATAAGGCGGCTAAAGAACTACTTGTGAAAACTGAACGATTTGGTAGACCTTTTGATACTGATTTACAATATTGGTGGGAAAAAAATATCCATATATTCTGCTTACTACCATTCGTATCAGCGCAAGATGAAAATATGTTAAGTGATATTGACAGCACGGGTGGCAAACGTAATAAGAGTAATAATCGTTTTTTTCAACGTCAATTTATTCAAATTAAAAAATTCTTTTTAAATCGACATCATAATGCTGCTTTTTTAGCAAAATATAATAATCTAGATTTATAA
- the glpG gene encoding rhomboid family intramembrane serine protease GlpG has translation MIEIGVINNPRMAQAFVDYLAVQKIDAKVAQTEDGFAICLPAMTHVEVASQELDMFLADPYQDKYQAASWDVADTRTANFSYGSGNMLSNFLIHAGKVTLTIFTLSVVVFAAMYFSMLTQNEFIYAALHFPFDLSVSSLSEVWRLFTPALIHFSVLHLVFNLLWWWYLGGQIENKLGSKKLLLLFLVAALIPNIGQFLLAGPNFGGLSGVVYALVGYIWWTGWLAPTQGISLPKPYVGFMLVWLVLGFFPIFGLNVANAAHVLGLMVGCGQAFLDYKFKSSN, from the coding sequence ATGATTGAGATTGGTGTAATTAATAATCCACGTATGGCGCAGGCTTTTGTAGATTATTTAGCAGTGCAGAAAATTGATGCGAAAGTCGCACAAACAGAAGACGGGTTTGCGATCTGTTTACCCGCGATGACCCATGTTGAAGTTGCATCACAAGAACTTGATATGTTTTTGGCTGACCCTTATCAAGATAAATACCAAGCAGCGTCTTGGGATGTTGCTGATACGCGTACGGCAAATTTTAGTTATGGTTCGGGTAATATGTTGTCCAACTTTTTGATACATGCAGGTAAAGTGACCCTCACTATTTTTACCTTGAGTGTGGTTGTCTTTGCCGCGATGTATTTTAGCATGTTGACACAAAATGAATTTATATATGCTGCGCTGCATTTTCCTTTTGATTTAAGTGTTTCCTCACTGAGTGAGGTTTGGCGTTTATTTACCCCTGCGCTCATTCATTTTTCAGTTTTACACCTAGTATTTAATTTATTATGGTGGTGGTATCTTGGTGGCCAAATTGAAAATAAGCTGGGCAGTAAAAAGTTATTACTGTTGTTTTTAGTTGCTGCGTTAATACCCAATATCGGTCAGTTTTTATTAGCAGGACCTAACTTTGGTGGTTTATCGGGTGTGGTTTATGCCTTGGTCGGTTATATTTGGTGGACAGGTTGGTTAGCGCCAACACAGGGTATTAGTTTACCCAAGCCTTATGTTGGTTTTATGCTGGTTTGGCTTGTGCTCGGCTTTTTCCCAATATTTGGTCTTAATGTTGCTAACGCTGCACATGTACTTGGTTTAATGGTTGGTTGTGGCCAAGCATTTTTAGACTATAAATTTAAATCTTCTAATTAG
- the ubiA gene encoding 4-hydroxybenzoate octaprenyltransferase, giving the protein MSFMTSKMKDYIQLTRMDKPIGTLLLLWPTLWALWIAAEGVPKLDVLLVFTLGVILMRAAGCVINDFADRHVDGHVKRTENRPLASGRISSRAALMFFFGLTLLAFLLVLTMNTLTILLSFVGVGLAACYPFMKRYTHLPQVVLGMAFGWAIPMGFAAQLDSVPSYAWLLFVANILWTVAYDTLYAMVDRDDDLKIGIKSTAILFGKKDKLIVGLLQLSSLLCLGLLGWLLVLPSVFFIGLTIVAGLFIYQQYLIVNRDRESCFKAFLHNNYVGMIIFSSLFLSYL; this is encoded by the coding sequence ATGTCGTTCATGACATCAAAAATGAAAGATTACATACAGCTTACTCGTATGGATAAGCCTATTGGCACCTTGCTGTTATTGTGGCCAACGCTGTGGGCGTTGTGGATTGCTGCTGAAGGCGTCCCTAAATTAGATGTGCTCCTCGTTTTTACATTAGGGGTTATTTTAATGCGTGCGGCGGGGTGTGTCATTAATGATTTTGCTGATCGGCATGTTGATGGTCATGTAAAACGCACTGAAAATAGGCCGCTTGCTTCTGGGCGTATATCAAGCCGTGCAGCGTTGATGTTTTTCTTTGGTTTAACCTTGCTGGCTTTTTTACTTGTGTTGACCATGAATACATTGACGATTCTATTATCGTTTGTGGGCGTTGGCCTTGCCGCGTGCTATCCATTTATGAAGCGTTATACTCACCTACCTCAAGTTGTATTAGGCATGGCATTTGGTTGGGCTATTCCGATGGGGTTTGCGGCGCAATTAGATTCTGTACCGAGTTATGCATGGTTATTATTTGTGGCAAATATCTTATGGACAGTTGCTTACGATACCTTATATGCCATGGTTGATCGAGATGATGATTTAAAAATTGGCATTAAATCTACCGCAATTTTATTCGGTAAAAAAGATAAATTGATCGTAGGGTTATTACAATTGTCATCGTTATTATGTTTAGGATTATTAGGTTGGTTATTGGTTTTACCAAGCGTGTTCTTTATTGGCTTAACAATCGTTGCTGGACTATTTATTTATCAACAATATTTGATTGTGAATCGCGACCGAGAGTCTTGTTTTAAAGCATTTCTACATAATAATTATGTCGGTATGATTATTTTTTCGAGCTTATTTTTAAGCTATTTGTAG
- a CDS encoding glycosyltransferase family 4 protein — MKILVVGDYAKITNVSRPEVMITIGFAKKGHDVTVFTRPNSEYTPMFEELGIKVIEQYPTKKVCFKTIKAIREELSSTHYDIVYALNSRTIPSAAFACIGFPAKMINYRGTTGGLYRHDPSAYLTHLHPRVDGVICVSDAVTEDVRSKVWKNKDKVVTIYKGHDLSWYQSVPGNLSEFGIPEDAFVAIAVATIRPSKGLSILIEAVSKVAHLDNFHLLLVGSGMDKDPYLSAIKNSPLADRIHLAGYRYDAPELSAASDILIQASISGEGLPRAVMEAMGYGTPSIVTETGGSKEVVIEGINGCVVPVKDAQAIADKIEYLYNNKDLVQEMSKVCKHKIETEFTSERTVLEHIAYFEKIIS; from the coding sequence ATGAAAATTTTGGTTGTAGGCGATTATGCTAAGATTACAAATGTTAGTAGACCTGAAGTCATGATTACGATCGGCTTTGCAAAAAAAGGTCATGATGTTACTGTTTTTACTCGACCTAATTCTGAATATACCCCTATGTTTGAAGAGCTTGGTATTAAAGTTATTGAACAATATCCGACTAAAAAAGTGTGTTTTAAAACCATTAAAGCGATTCGTGAAGAATTAAGCAGTACACATTATGATATTGTTTACGCTTTAAATTCTAGAACGATTCCGAGTGCTGCTTTTGCTTGTATTGGTTTTCCTGCGAAAATGATTAACTATCGAGGAACCACTGGTGGATTATATCGTCATGATCCCAGTGCTTATTTAACTCATTTACATCCAAGGGTTGATGGCGTTATTTGCGTATCTGATGCTGTAACTGAGGATGTCCGTTCTAAGGTATGGAAAAATAAAGATAAGGTTGTCACTATTTATAAAGGGCATGATTTATCTTGGTATCAATCAGTACCGGGTAACTTATCTGAATTTGGTATTCCTGAAGATGCTTTTGTTGCAATCGCAGTGGCAACAATTCGACCAAGCAAAGGGTTATCAATCCTTATCGAAGCTGTAAGTAAAGTGGCTCATTTAGATAATTTTCATTTGTTACTTGTTGGTTCAGGCATGGATAAAGACCCCTACTTAAGTGCAATTAAAAATTCGCCTTTAGCGGATAGAATTCATTTAGCAGGATATCGATATGATGCACCAGAGTTAAGTGCTGCCAGTGATATATTAATTCAAGCTTCAATTAGTGGAGAAGGGCTTCCTCGCGCTGTTATGGAAGCTATGGGGTATGGTACACCGTCAATTGTAACAGAAACGGGCGGTAGTAAAGAGGTTGTTATTGAAGGTATAAATGGTTGCGTTGTACCAGTTAAAGATGCTCAAGCAATTGCGGATAAGATTGAATATCTTTACAACAATAAAGACTTAGTTCAAGAAATGTCTAAAGTATGCAAGCATAAAATCGAAACGGAGTTTACATCAGAGAGAACGGTTTTAGAGCACATTGCGTATTTTGAAAAAATTATTAGCTGA
- a CDS encoding 3-deoxy-D-manno-octulosonic acid kinase, with the protein MLIETQGARVLFFQDELKGEITPEYFDGAYWQRNNAIIGSAFGRGITWFFKINDDEFVLRHYHRGGLIAKLIKDAYFYTGLKNTRAYQEFVVTQQLVDKNLPAPKPIAGQIIKQGLFYHADLITEKIAGANDLVAVLKDRALKSDDYRQIGAMIRRFHDVDLWHADLNTHNIILDGKGKWWLIDFDRCKFKPAANSWKKDNLARLKRSFLKEQRKDTAFKWQETDWDLLFAGYHN; encoded by the coding sequence ATGTTAATAGAGACACAAGGCGCTAGAGTCTTATTTTTTCAGGACGAATTAAAAGGCGAGATCACCCCTGAATATTTTGATGGGGCATATTGGCAACGTAATAATGCGATTATTGGTTCAGCGTTTGGTCGCGGTATTACCTGGTTCTTTAAAATAAACGATGATGAATTTGTGTTACGTCATTATCATCGTGGTGGTTTGATTGCGAAGTTAATTAAAGATGCCTATTTTTATACTGGGTTAAAGAATACTCGTGCTTACCAAGAATTTGTGGTGACTCAGCAACTTGTGGATAAAAACTTACCAGCACCAAAACCAATTGCTGGACAGATTATTAAACAGGGATTGTTTTATCATGCTGATTTGATTACCGAGAAGATTGCGGGTGCCAACGATTTAGTTGCGGTATTAAAAGATCGTGCGTTAAAGTCTGATGATTATAGACAAATTGGCGCAATGATAAGACGTTTCCATGATGTTGATTTATGGCATGCGGATTTAAATACCCATAATATTATTCTCGATGGAAAGGGTAAGTGGTGGCTTATCGATTTTGATCGCTGCAAATTTAAACCCGCTGCAAATTCGTGGAAAAAAGATAATTTAGCACGGTTAAAGCGCTCTTTTTTGAAAGAACAAAGGAAAGATACGGCGTTCAAATGGCAAGAGACAGATTGGGATTTATTATTCGCGGGTTATCATAATTGA
- a CDS encoding flagellar basal body-associated FliL family protein: MKKLFWLLCMIMASVSSTAVSANDHKPVYIYFGLEPDIITNYTSETNKIGFISVSIEFMLADKKSLAVIEKHEPLIRDKIISLLGQQSPQHLRSLTGREEIRKMIQNEVNSLLKQESGEAVIENLLFTKYILM, from the coding sequence ATGAAAAAATTATTCTGGCTCTTGTGCATGATCATGGCCTCAGTATCTTCCACTGCCGTATCTGCTAACGACCACAAGCCGGTGTATATTTATTTCGGCTTAGAGCCGGATATTATTACCAACTATACCAGTGAAACAAACAAAATTGGTTTCATCAGTGTCTCTATAGAATTTATGCTCGCAGATAAAAAAAGCTTAGCTGTGATAGAAAAGCATGAACCCTTGATCAGGGATAAAATAATTTCATTACTCGGTCAGCAATCACCACAACATTTACGCTCTCTCACAGGCCGAGAAGAGATCAGAAAAATGATCCAAAATGAAGTGAACAGCTTACTAAAACAAGAAAGTGGTGAAGCCGTGATTGAGAATCTATTATTTACCAAATATATATTAATGTAA